DNA from Alnus glutinosa chromosome 2, dhAlnGlut1.1, whole genome shotgun sequence:
TGTGAGTAAACCACGACATAAAAGCAATGCGTATTTATTCTTTAAACATGATAATTATCTGTTATGTTAGAAATCATGGCCTAACACTATTATATGGTTGAGTGACGGTACACATACTCCCACTTCCACACTTTTGACATatctttgaaaattaaattcatgatggattattattgaattttgattaattagtgattttaaaagttatgtcAATAAATGTGAGAGTGAGGTGTAGAAGTAAGAGTGtgtgtaacatttctcttatgTAGTTTCATTACGCAAAAGCTTAAGAGTGGACACATGGAGATTCATTAATAAATGATAATCCAAATAAAGCTACACTTCGTTATTGTTCacgaccaaaaaagaaaatgaattgacATATAATatatgtgaaaattaaaaagatcgaagggagagggagagaacaaaaggaaaagggCAAGTTATATTGAGATACATCATATTTGGCAGTTGCTAAAAATTACGTTAAGAATCCAATGAAAAGGAAATTAAGTAAAATTATGCTATAATTACCAAAACTATGGGGCAATAAATTAAACAACGCCTGAAGATAAGTAGTCCCTTTCAAAATGAGTTTCCATGAAAGCGCTCTCTGTCAAATTATCAacacctttctttttcttaattttaaggtGCATGTCTCAAtcgataaaataaaataataataaaaaaaaagtccttttttttttttttttttttttgtgcaaaagCAATAAATTAAGACCGAGCGGTGTGGTCCACAAGGCTTGGGTTGTGATAAGGTGATGGCTAGCTACTTCTCAAGTGGATGCTCTACAGTGGCCCAACAAAAAAACGAATTACAAGACACTTGattagctctttttttttttcttctttcaaacttACTTAGTAATTGTTGACTTTTAAACAATTTACTCCTACCAATGCCAAAATGAATCCAAAGGTGCTTTAAGTAtgccaaaaagataatttaACTTTTATAATCAAATTATGTTCATTGAATTAAcatatttcaataatatgaCATGTGAGAGCCAATAaaattatgatatatatatattctactaAATTCAGTATCACAAAACTTGAAAGCCTAGCGTCCGTGGAAACACTCGAGGATCACGTGTAAGGATAATGAAGAAAGTatagacaaaataaaaaatccaacatGGGGGACCTTCATCCACGGCAACCATTGAAATGATAAAGATAAAATATCCATCAATTATCATCCTAAACTTATGGTACCATCTTTAACACCACCACTAATTACGATACAGGCCCTGTTTGTTTCCTCCCTCTCCCTACCCTCTCCTCATTTTCCCCCCCGACAAATTGTACTGTCCGTGTCCCTCCCCCAGCCTTTTGGCAGAAGACCGATTTGAATGTTGAAACATGAAGTTGATTGAATTTTCTACTTTACCCCCAGAAGCTTCATCGTGAAATTATTcagttatatttaataaattcatgtACAATTACCATAAAGTTTAAAAGCTTATTTTTATAGTCAAGTTATTCAGTTATATTGTAGTTGGATAGGAATTTACTAGATAGAATTATTCTAAAATCCCTTACAACTCACAAACATTAAAGCTTTGCACGTACACAGatagaagcaaaaaaaaaaaaaaaaatttacatttactTCTAAGTACTTACTTTCAAgtgcttatttttttatatgacgGTGAAACTATTAATGTAAAATGTATAAATTAATctgatcaaaattcaaatataatgataatttttactcATTCATAAAATAGTAAGCActaaaaaatgcatgtaagaTTTCTCTACTGAAAATGTGCATCAATTTTCACTACTCCGTTTGGGCAAAATCGTTTCCCAGCATAGTCTCAATCAACAGTCCAAGGGAAGCAAATGAAGATCCACCGTTCACCACAGCCTTCCTACTCTTTCCACTCATCTCTTTGACCCTCTTCCTCACATCACTCTCACCATCCATCAAACACTTGACCGCCTTTTCAATCTCCTCAGCCACCACAAGCTCATCGCTGCGCCTACAATCCAATTTCAGCTCCACTGCTAAACCCAAATCCCTAACCATCTGGAAGGTGTTGATCTTCTGCTCTGCGTAAATCGGCCACGCAGCAATAGGTACACCGTGCCACAAGCTCTCCAAGATCGAGTTCCACCCACAATGCGATACGAACCCTCCGATCGCTTTGTGGGCTAGGACCTCCACTTGCGGGGCCCACCCACATATCAATCCGATTTCTCTAGTCCTTTCCAAGAATCCTGCCGGCAAGACCTCCTCGAGATTCTGGCAATCGGACGGTGTGGCAATCTTATCATTACCTGGGGGTGATGCCAATCGTACGGACCAGAGGAACCGGTGCCCACTCCGCTCGAGTGCAAGTGCGGTCTCTTTCAACTGCGGCGCACCAAAGCTCCCCATGCTCCCAAAGCATAAGAACACCACAGATGATGGAGGCTGATCGTCGAGCCACTTCCTGATCTTATCATGTTCCGCCTGATTTGCCTCTGAATTTGTCTGACCCTTGAGGTTAATCAACGGCCCAACTGCATAAACGGGAGGTATTCCATCATCCAAAAACGATCTGAACGCATGGGATTCCAGCTCATGGAACGTATTGACGATAATACCTTTGGCCTCTTTCAACTTTCTACCTTGGTTTACCATGGAGATGTACCCTTGTTTGTGGAACACAAATGAAGGCAAAACACTAGAAGGAACCGGGTTGATGTAACTCGGTATGACCGACTCGGGATGCGACTCACTAAACTCGATACCGACCTGGTCGTGCCGGGTCAGAAGGTAGAGCGAGAAGCCAAGACAGGCTGCATTATTAGTGAAGAACACATAAGATGGGACACCGAGCTCATGCCCCACATCAATCATGGCGGTGCAAAACATATCCACCACCAACCCGGCAAGCGGAATCGAATCGGATAACACGCTGCTGGTGATAGCTTCTTTGACATGAGCTTTGTGGCTGTCAATGAAATCGGCGACATATTTTTCAACGGAGCTACGGAAAAGCTCTTGTGGAGGAGGGTCTACTAGAGGAAGATGAATACATTTTATGCGGGTGTGGGAGGCAGCAATTGATTGAATGTACGCATCGAAGGTGGCTGCTGCAAATGGTGGGTTTATGACGAGAAGAGTGATTGAGAAACGATCATCCCGACCAAGTAAAAGATTTGCAAACTCGATAATGGATACGAGGTGACCCACTGCAGGGGTAGGGATGAACACAAGCTCTGCCCTCCTCATCTTCCAGTACCATTAATGACTGGTTTCGGATctcttcaatatatttttcatgtatatactgaaataatgaaaaataaaaaacctgaaaatggtcacacaaaaaaaaaaaaaaaaaaatgtggtccTTATAATTTGTTAGAAAATGTTTGGAATGAGAATTTATAAGTAGTGAaatagttaaaattttattgtttgaCAAATTAGTTATTAAATAAGTAAATTGATAAGTCatattttttgttcaattatttttttgtatgcaATACAATTATAAAGAACTTTATACTAAAAATTGTGCCAATAACAaccataaatttataatatatgaagtttaaaaaagaattataatatatgaaaattatacTATTCCTATTACCACTCAATTTGTGATATATGGTAATTtccgaaaaaacaaaaaatgtaatataCGGTAAGTCTTTTGGATAGGTCACTGATGACGCAACCAGTGCAATTATTGTTGGACCCACAGTGTTTAAAAGAGATGATTAATTAGGTAAGCGAATGGAAAGCCTTAATAGtacattctcttttttttcaaatcaattttttctttaaaaaaataagttaaaaaacttatttttacaCTCCCTGACCTACTCTAACCTCGAGTGGCTATGCTACTACAGAAGTCATAACCGTGACTTTCATTTCTACATGGTGCGCCAATTACAAAACAATTATTGGATCTAAAGTCCATCATAACATAATCATAAATCTCTTTGACTATAGGGTTAACTTGTATAATATTAAGTTCATAGCCATTATCCTGCATGTACAGTTGTATCATGTCATATGATACAATTAAATATTCACattcttttacatgcatgttttTATAATCTCATCATTTTCATTGTCTTGTTATTCATCACTTATTGTTATAAAATAGAGTTCACAATAATCAAAAGTGCATTTCATGTGAATTTTAAGCATACatgtttggtacacaaaataataatgatatgcaagaaaaaataataaattaataataagtaTTCATGTGAAATTTACTCACTTGCGTTGTAGGGTTCTTCCACAAAAACCACATTAGGCTCTACAACCTCGAAATCTGAAAAAGACCAATAATTATTTCTAAACCCGAGCTAAACAAGTCTTAAATCTTAAATAAGCTCAAAATAGCCTTATTGCCCGACTGTCGAACATTCGGACAGAAGGTTGAGCATTCGGCCTCTACATTAAACGTTCATCCAATGAAGGGTTGAACACTTGGTGCTAGGCGAAATCCCATTTTCAaacctaaaagtgataaaacTACTTCTAGGCAAGTCCTAAGGTCTTAATATGATCTATAACAAAATCCTAAGCTACAATAACACCTCCATGCAAAATTTGATACGTTATACCTCATCAAATCAATAATCCATCTTTAAGCTAGCATTAAAGCAAAAAGTAAGTAAAACGGTAAAACTAGATAGAGCTATTATCAAAACAGTTCCATCGTTAAGCTAGCATTAAAGCAAAAAGTAAGTAAAGCGGTAAAACTAGATAGAGCTATTATCAAAACAGTAAGTAAGCAACATAATAACTCTACTAAAATGAACTAGGCTAAGAAAGTTACCTCATTGGTGTGAAAAGAGCTTGTTCCTCTTTTAAAGCACTCTCACACACTCACAGGGGATATACTAAGAAATAGAGGACGAAAATAGGCTGAAGGGGCATAAGGGGTGGAGTATTTATAGGCTTGGGAGTCTGAAAATAAGGATGAATTGTTCTTACACATttttgccaaacatcaatgtTCGGTCTACTTTAATCGAATGTTCGGTATACCTTTTGACACAAAGCGTGTTGCCTAAACAATGGCATACGTCATAAGAACGAACATTCGTGACGTAAGCCTCCAACATTCGGTGTACTATTTTATCCAACGTTTGGCATCCTTTATTGAACGTTCAATTAggacataatatatatataaaaaaaaattaattaaaaaaaaaaaacttccttgACTAGCTCTAATACTTAATGATCATTAATTAAGGCTTTCTTAACCCTAATTATTAGTCGAGGTACTACATTCCTCAcctcttataaaaatttcatcctcgaaatttaagaataaaagaaaagacttAAAAGGAATGGTAATATTACCTTATCTCTGTAACCTAGCACAACTCATGCTCAGTAAATTCTTGGGTGATCTCCTCTTATCCATTTTTTGGCACGAAAGCTTATTCATGTTCAAAAAGGTGCATAAAGTCAATCTGCAGATCAACTAATGTATCATAGTCAATCTTGCCTATGCTAAACCAATCGTCATCGATCTCTACTCCCAAATCTATCCATTTGCAAAAGGAATAGTTCCACATGCAATATGGATCCATTGGTATCTTTGCCATGATCCTAAGCTTCCTGAACAGGAAAACAAGCCATTCTTAGTAGAATCACGCAACTATCTTTAGTGCAAGATAATCCAATGCAAGGAACCATACACATAGGATCTTCGAATAGATGTTGAAATCGGTTCTTCACATCCGGTTCCACTTCCCATGATGATTCCTCAGCTCCATGGTTATGCCATAATACCTTGACAATTGGAATTGTCTTGGTGCTCAACACATGCTCCTTGTGATCCAAGATTCCCACAGGCATCTCCTCATATGTCAGTCCTTCTTCGTTCCAAAGGTTCATACTCCACTACCAAATCTGGGTTAGGGATGTACTTCCTTAGCATTGAAATATGGAAGATATCGTGCATCCCTGCCAAATATGGCGGTAGGGCAATTCGATAGGCTAGTTTTCATACTCTTTGAGTAACCTTTAATGGCCCGACAAATCGAAGGCTCAACTTCCCCTTTTTTCCAAACCTCATCAAATCTttcattggggatatctttaaaaatatatggTCCCCAACCTCAAATTTGAGTATCCATCTTCGATTATCaacataattattttgtggACTCAGGGCTACTGTCATCCTTTGTCtgataagaattattttttctCAAGTGTCTTGAATCATTTTCGCCCTAGTTGTTGTTCCTCAACATTGCTCTAATATAGGGGTGATTGACACTTTCGCCCATAGAGCGCTTCGTAGGGTGGCATTCCAATAGTTGCTTGATAACTATTGTTGTAAGAAAACTCAATAAAAGTTAGAGACTAAATTCAACTTCCTTGGAAATCCAAAACACAGGCTTACAACATATCTTCTAAGATTTGATTGGTTCACTCTAATTGGCCATCAATTTGTGGGTGAAAGGTGGTAGTAAACTTTAATTTCGTCCACATTTCTTGATGTAAGCTTTGCCAAAATCTTGAAGTGAAATGTGAATCCTTGTTTGAAACGATTGCCGAAGTTACTTCGTGAGGTCGTACCACATTTTGAATGTACAACCTTGTCAATTTGTCCATTGGATCTTTCACCTTTATGGGAAGAAAATGAGTACTTTTCGTTAAACAACCCATAACCACCCAAAATGGCCTCTTCCTCCGTCGACGTTCATGGTAGGCTCAGTATAAAGTCCATTGTGATTTCGTCCTATTTCCACTTAGGCACAAGTAATGGCTTGAGCATTCATGCCGGTCTTTGGTGTTATGCCTTAACTTGCTGACAAGTGGGGCATTGCTTGACATACTTGGCAATACCTCGTTTCATGTTGTTCCACCAAAATTTTTCCTTCAAATCCTTGTACATCTTGGTACTCCCATGATGTATAGTGTATAAGGAATGGTGAGCCTCATTCATAATCTCTCTTCTCAACTCGCTTCCTGGCACACATTCCTAATTGAAACCGGCGGGCATCCCATCATCCCTTAGATGAAACTCTTGTGCCTTCCTTTCTTCAAATTGCTTCTTGATCCTCTGACACTCCTGATCATTACTTTGAGCGATCTTGATCCTTTCTAACAATTCTATCACATAAACCATGCTGGATAGAAGTGCAGGTGTGTCCTTGTTAACGACTTCCAATTTCAACCCCTCGAGCTCCATTATCAACTAAGGTCGAGTAATTTCAATACTTGCAAGCTCAATAGTTGACTTGAGATTGGCTCGACTGAACTCGACTTGTACttgactcgattattaaatgagccgTTCGTGAACACGATACtaggctcgattattaaacaataaaatttctATAAATTCGGCTCGACTCGGTTAATGTTTGTGAGGCCACTTGTATAAGGATGGACTCGCTTATTAGGGCtcgacttgtatatatatatatgtgtgtgtgtgtggcataacttaagtaacaaataacaatggtcaatatatattaagtgccaataattaattgtttatatgtatattgaaaagtaaatttaaatgatatcaatacttaatcatattattcatataatataatagaaccgtataattatataataatctaACATTGTACTACATGATCTCATATAATCTTTATATCATAtgaatatgatcatataatctaatTATTACCCTTAGATACTTATGAATCGTTAGACCATATGATCCGAGATttatgatcaaatgataatactcatatcatatgattaattatGATTTAAGATTCTAAGTAATTGAAATTCTTAATCATACTTAGATGCTGTGATTAGACATATAGATTAGATacgtaagtatgaattcacattaatcatatgatataatatcaattctgaaatttaatcatattattcgTATACATTGACAATGTGATtcatataatcccaaattaTATGATAAGAATTGAAATAACCAATGAGTTAATTATAATAACAAATTAAgcattatcattagaatttagatcatatgattatatcttatcattagaatttaaatCACATGATCTTGTGATCTAACATTGTGCCATAAAATCATTAGAtaatatgatctaagtattatcgtTAGactaaaaaa
Protein-coding regions in this window:
- the LOC133861480 gene encoding anthocyanidin 3-O-glucosyltransferase 2-like, giving the protein MRRAELVFIPTPAVGHLVSIIEFANLLLGRDDRFSITLLVINPPFAAATFDAYIQSIAASHTRIKCIHLPLVDPPPQELFRSSVEKYVADFIDSHKAHVKEAITSSVLSDSIPLAGLVVDMFCTAMIDVGHELGVPSYVFFTNNAACLGFSLYLLTRHDQVGIEFSESHPESVIPSYINPVPSSVLPSFVFHKQGYISMVNQGRKLKEAKGIIVNTFHELESHAFRSFLDDGIPPVYAVGPLINLKGQTNSEANQAEHDKIRKWLDDQPPSSVVFLCFGSMGSFGAPQLKETALALERSGHRFLWSVRLASPPGNDKIATPSDCQNLEEVLPAGFLERTREIGLICGWAPQVEVLAHKAIGGFVSHCGWNSILESLWHGVPIAAWPIYAEQKINTFQMVRDLGLAVELKLDCRRSDELVVAEEIEKAVKCLMDGESDVRKRVKEMSGKSRKAVVNGGSSFASLGLLIETMLGNDFAQTE